Genomic window (bacterium BMS3Abin08):
AGGCATGACCTGCGCCTCCTGTGTTGCCGCGGTTGAAAAGGCGCTGAAAAGGCTCTACGGCGTCCTCGATGTTAATGTGAACCTTGCCACTGAAAAGGCCTCCATCGAATACATACCCACCATTGTAAGCTTCAGTGACTTCAGAAAAGCGGTCAGGGGACAGGGTTATGACGTTGAGACGATAACGGGGGAGTTCATCGACAGGGAAAAAGAATCCCGCGAGAAGGATTACCGGGACATACTGTACCGCTTTGTAGTCAGTGCGGTCCTCTCCGTCCTTATACTCGCAGGAAGCATCCTGGACATCCCGGTGCTCTCAAACTGGTTTGTCCTCTTAATACTTGCAACACCCGTACAGTTCTGGGCGGGACTCAGGTTTTACAGGGCGGCATGGTCGGCATTCAAGCACTTCACAACCAATATGAATACCCTTGTGGTCGTGGGCACCTCCGCAGCATATTTTTACAGTGTTATAGCCACCTTTTTCCCCTGGATATTCGAGGTCGGAGGACTTCAGGTTCATGTCTATTTTGATACCTCGGCAATAATAGTCACCCTCATACTCCTTGGACGCCTGCTTGAAGCAAGGGCAAAGGGAAGGACCTCCGAGGCCATGAGGAAACTCATCGGGCTTCAGGCAAAGACGGCGAGAATTGAAAAAGACGGCAAGGAGGAAGAGGTTCCCATAGACGAAGTAACCGCGGGTGACACGGTAATAGTCCGGCCCGGCGAAAAAATACCCGTTGACGGGGTCATAATCGACGGCTATTCCTCTGTAGACGAAGCCATGCTGACGGGGGAGAGTATGCCCGTTGACAAGACCACCGGTGATATGACATTCGGCGGGACCATCAACAGGGTGGGAAGCTTCAAACTGAAGGCTACCAGGATAGGGAAGGACTCGGCCCTCTCTCAGATCATACGCCTCGTGGAAGAGGCCCAGGGCAGCAAGGCCCCCATACAGAGGCTTGCCGACAGGGTGGCTTCCGTCTTTGTCCCTGTAGTGATATCACTGGGGGTTGCGACCTTCCTGCTGTGGTTCTTCCTTGGTCCGGAGCCTGCATTTACAAGGGCGATGATGAACTTTATCGCCGTGCTGATAATTGCCTGCCCCTGTGCCCTTGGTCTTGCAACCCCGACCGCTATTATGGTCGGGACCGGCAAAGGCGCTGAACGCGGGATATTGATACGTGACGCAGAGGCCCTGGAGACATCACATAAAATCCGGTCCGTCATCCTGGACAAGACCGGGACCATAACAACAGGGGAACCACAGCTGACAGACATTATAAGCACCGATAGTGTTGATAAAGAGACCCTGCTGAGGCTGGCCGGTTCGGCAGAGAAGGTCTCCGAACACCCCCTTGCCGAGGCAATCGTCAGGAAGGCACTATCCGAGGGGATCGGGCTTACCTCCCCCGACGACTTCCAGGCAATCCCCGGAGGAGGCGTAAGCGCCAGGATCGGCGGTGACGATGTCTTTGTAGGAAACCCCTCGCTGATGAAGAAACAGGGGATAGAGACCGGGGTTGCCCTGGAGGATGTCAAGAAACTATCCTCTGAAGGAAAAACCGCCGTGCTTCTGTCCGTTAATAAACGAATCCTCGCCATCCTGGGTATAGCAGACTCAATCAAGGAGGGCTCGCCCGAGGCCGTCTCTTCACTCAAGAATCTTGGCGTGGAGGTGGTTATGCTTACAGGCGACAACGAGAGAGTAGCGAAGCGTATTGCAGAGTCCGTGGGGATAGACCGGTTCTTTGCCGAGGTGCTTCCGGAGGGAAAGGTAGACGTTGTTAACCGTCTGAAGGAGGAGGGAAAGGTTGTCGCCATGGTTGGAGACGGTATAAACGACGCACCCGCACTTGCCGCGGCGGATGTTGGTATTGCCATAGGAACGGGGACGGACATTGCCATGGAGGCATCCGACATCACCCTGATCAAAGGTGACCTCAGGAGTGTTGCCGAGGCTATCCGCCTCAGCAGACTAACCCTGAAGACAATCAAACAGAACCTCTTCTGGGCCTTTTTCTACAACATCATCGGAATCCCCGTTGCAGCGGGCATTCTCTATATCTTCGGAGGGCCGCTCCTGAACCCTGTTTTTGCCTCGGCGGCAATGGCATTCAGTTCGGTCTCCGTTGTGAGCAACTCCCTGAGGCTCAGGACAAAAAGGCTCTGACGGCATGAGCGCCGCATCATCCTGAACTTCCGATGCAGTGGACCCTCAACAAAAAACTCATCTTTATCATGGTTGCACTCAGTGCAACCATGATCTCCATGATACTCGCCTTCAACCTCTATTCTGAAAGGGTCCTCTACATGACCCTTGCGAGCAAGATGGGAAGGCTCATGGACTCCACCCGCATCGCAATCGAGGAAATGACGAGTAAGGATAAATCTCAAAGGATAAGCCTTTTACGGGACCTGAAGAGGCTTAACTCGGAGGGCATCAGGGAAATAAACATAATAGATGCCTCAACCAAAATCACGGCAAGCACCAACCCCGGTAAGGTCGGGCAAACCACAACCAAAGACATTACCGAACTTATATTCAAATCCGAGCTTGGTGAATTCGTCTCAAAAGAGGGGAGAAATTACAACATTATCATCCCCGTTGTTGTAAAGGGGGAACACCAGGGCTACATACATTTCGTTATCAGCACCGACGATATAGCAAGGATACTCAAGGCCAACATACTGAGCAGAATAATGGCGGCGCTCCTTATACTTGTGCTGGGCACCCTCGGTGCAATCTGGCTGGCAAGCCGTTACACAAGGCCGATAAAGGAGGTGGTGCAAGCTGCCCGTTCAGTAGCGGCAGGTGATCTCGAGACCGAATTGAGCATAACGGAAAAGGACGAGATAAGAGAACTCAAGGAGAGTTTCAATCAGATGATCCGGAGGCTTTCAGACCTCAGGAAACTTGAGGAAAGGGTCAGGGAAACAGAGCATCTCTCAACGATCGGTGAACTTTCGCGTACCATTGCACACGAAATAAGAAACCCCCTGAACTTCATCAGCCTCAGCGTTGATCACCTGATGGACAGGTCGGATCAATCATCAAGGGAGCTTCTTCAGAGGATCAAGCAGGAGATCAGGCGGCTTGACACACTTGTCGGAAACTATCTTTCTTACGGAAAACCCCTCAAGATAACAAAAAGACCCGTGGACTTGAGGGTCCTTATTGAAGATACCCTCTCACTTGTACGCGCAAGGGCTGAAAGGGCAGGTATCGCCATCACAAAGGACTACCAGCTTGATCCATCCTTTAAGGCGCCCGTTGATCAGGAGCTGATCAAGACCTGCCTGTTCAATATCCTTCTCAATGCCTTCCAGGCCATGCCGGACGGCGGCACAATAAGAATAACGACGAGAAAAAACAGTGACGGAGAGGTGATCATCTCCATCAGGGATTCAGGGACCGGCGTACAAAAAGAGGACCTCGACAGGATCTTTGAACCCTTCTTTACAACAAAACAGAAGGGGCTGGGGCTCGGACTTGCCATGACAAAGCGTGTAGTTGAAGAACACGGAGGAAAGGTTACCTTTGAGAGCACCGAAGGAGCCGGAAGCACGGTTACATTCACCATGCCGCTTTGAGGTTTAAACAAACATCCTTCCCACCTGCCCCCCACTTGACCCACGACTCATACGGCGGCCTTTCCCCCTGTCTTTAGGCTATAATAAATAACCATGTATCTCTCAAGGGAAGAGACAGGCGGAAGCCCCCGCTACCTGATAAAAGAGACCTTCAAGGAGGGGAAACAACTGAAGAGTCACGTCCTCTTTGATCTCGGCCCTGACCCCTCTGAATTCATTGTATACCCGGGTGGAAACAGTTTCTATATCGACGCTGAAGTTGAACTAAGCATTACAGACAATGGGATCGAAGTTGATACATTTGAACTGGAAGACCTGTTCTTTCCCTTTCTTGACGCCCGTCTCAAGAGGACAATCAGGCCATCCACGGGGTCCGACTATAAGGACCGCTACAGGGGGCTGAGCAAGTCCTCCCTGATGGAGCTGCAATCCGGTATTCATATCTTTGACAGGAGGAGGCTTCACTTCATCCGGTTCGGCTCGATCAGGCAGGACGATATTGACGCGGTTCCCTACCGGTACTTCAATCGCCTGCTTGAAAAGTCCAGAGACGAGATAGAGTGTCTCATCATGGAAGCCGAAAGCAGTCTCGGAATGTCCGAACTGAAGCATTACGTATACACCATATTCAACCTGCAGCGTTTCTTCCCCAACAACCACTTCGCCGGGACTGCCCCACAGATGCTCGATCAGGAACTCCTTGACAGCCATTTCATTGAGGCACTCTGCAGTCTCAATCGTGATACAACCTATACCGGGGAGGATCACTGTCACAAAACCCTTCATCCCCGTCTCCCGCGATATGTAATCATGTATTTTGACTATGAATTCGGCCGCGAACCTCACACCGGCCGGTTCAACGGTTTCCGGCACTCGGACAGGGGATTCAAACCTTCCCCTGCCGCCGGTGCAAAGGGGTTCTCCATACCCGGGGCATGCAGGATCCTCAACCTCTCCGTCGAGGAATACAACAACCTGAACAGGAAGGGGCTCACCAGGCGGTTCAGGAGGCTTGCCCACGAACATCATCCCGACAAGGGGGGCAACCACGACAGGTTTATCGACCTCTGCAGGGCATATGAAAGGCTCCTGAAAGGGAAGACCGAATGAAACCGGCCCACACCGCCGATATACTGATTGTTGACGATGAACCCCTTCAGAGGGAGATCCTCGGCACCATACTCTCCGAAGAGGGGTACAACGTGTTTGAGGCAGGCTCCGGCGCTGAGGCAATCGGCGTCTTTAAGGAGAACAACCCGCAGCTCGTCCTCACAGACCTCAAGATGCCGGACTTGAGCGGTCTTGAACTTATAGAGAGGATTCAATCCTTACGTCCCAAACAACCACCGGCTGTTATCATTATGACCGCCTACGGGACAATCTCATCTGCTGTTGAGGCCATCAAGAACGGGGCCTTCGACTATCTGACGAAGCCCCTTGACAAGGATGCCCTTCTTCTTAAAATCCGTCAGGCCGTTGAAAGGAATGAACTCCTGAGAGAAAATCTCTACCTCAGGGAGACCCTCTACGAACGGTTCCGTATAGACGGCATTATAGGAGAATCCTCAAAGATGAAAACCGTAATCGACACGCTCAGGAAGGTCTCTCCTACAAACGCTACCGTCCTTATACGTGGTGAGAGCGGAACGGGCAAGGAACTGGTAGCGCGCGCCATCCACTTCAACAGCCCCAGGAGGACAAAACCATTTACCGCAATAAACTGCGCCTCCATCCCCGAAAACCTCCTCGAGAGTGAACTCTTCGGTTACGAACCGGGCGCCTTCACCGGTGCAACATCGAGGAAAAAGGGACTCATAGAGAGCACCGACGGGGGCACCCTGTTCCTTGATGAAATCGGTGACATGCCCGCAAACCTCCAGGCCAAACTCCTGCGGGTATTGCAGGACGGCGAGGTCAGGCGCGTGGGCGGCAAGGAGTCCTTCAGGGTAAACATAAGGACCATAGCCGCCACCCATCAGAACATCGAGGAACTGATCGGGGACGGCAAGTTCAGGGAAGACCTGTATTACAGGCTGAAGGTAGTTACCATAAACCTTCCTCCGTTAAGGGAACGCAGGAAGGATATCCCCCTCCTTTCCGATTACTTTCTCAGGAAATACAACGAGGAATTCGGGAAGAGGGTATCCGGCATTGAAGAAAAGGCATTGACAGCTCTCATCGATTACAGGTGGCCGGGGAACATCAGAGAACTCGAATCCGTCATAGAGAGGGCAATCATTATGTCCGAGTGCAGCACGGTTACCTACAGCGACATAAAGGATGAACTCCCCGTCAGGAAAGACAGGGGCTCCTTGGACATAGAGATTCCCGACGACGGTATTGTTTTCGAGGATATTGAAAAGGAACTCATGAGGAAGGCCATGGAGAGGACCAATTACGTTGCAAAGAGGGCCGCCGAACTCCTCGGTATGAGCTACAAGACCTTCTGGTACAGGTGGGAGAAGTTCGGCCTCGGCAAAAACAAAAAAGGTGAAAAATAGTCCCTTTTTGATATAATATCCCTTTCCGGATCTTGGGTACCTTGTCCTTTGCAACTCTAAACATGAAAACTTTTCCGAGGAGGCACTATGTCAATAAAGATTGAACTTGCAAGGCGCCTAAAAAACCTGCCCCCCTATCTCTTCGCCAGGATCGATGAAATGAAGTCCGAGGCCCTAAAGAAAGGAACCGACCTTATTGATGTCAGCATAGGCGACCCCGATCTTCCCACCCCTGAACATATAGTCAGGGCAATGCAGAGGGCGGTTGAAAACCCCGAATATCACAAGTACCCCTCATACCAGGGCATGCTCTCCTTCCGTGAGGCCGTTGTCGGCTGGTATAGGGACAGATACGGTGTTATCCTCGATCCGGCTTCAGAAGTCCTTTCCCTGATCGGCTCCAAGGAGGGCATCGGGCATATTCCACTCGCCTTCATAAATCAGGGGGATGTTCTTCTCTGCCCGAGCCCCGCCTATCCGGTGTATGCCATAGGGGCCCTCTTCGCCGACGGAGAACCGTTTTATATGCCTTTGAGGGAGGAAACCGGGTTCCTTCCGGATTTCGGGGCTGTGCCCGCGGATATTCTCAGAAGGGCAAAGATGATGTTCCTGAACTATCCCAACAATCCGACTACGGCCCTTGCCGGCAGGGAGTTCTTTAACGAGGCAATAGAGTTTGCAACGAAGCATGACATCATAATCTGTCATGACGCAGCTTACTCGGAACTCTTTTACGATGGGAAACGGCCCCTCAGTTTCATGGAGATAGAGGGAGCGAAAGAGGTGGGTATAGAGTTCCACTCCCTTTCCAAGACCTACAACATGACAGGCTGGAGGATAGGCTATGCCGTCGGCAACAGCGAGGTTATCGCAGGGCTTGGAAAGATAAAGACCAATATAGACTCCGGGGTGTTCCAGGCCATCCAGGAGGCATCGATAACCGCCCTGAACACAGGTGACGATATCCTTTCTGAAATAAGGAATACCTATCAGGCAAGGAGGGATATCCTCTATGAGGGCCTGAAGGAGATAGGGCTCGACGTCATAAAACCCATGGCTACCTTCTATCTATGGACAAAGGTTCCATCCGGGTATTCATCAGAGGACTTTGTCGTTCATATCCTCGAAAAGGCAGGTATCCTCTGCACGCCCGGCAACGGCTTTGGTGAACCCGGCGAGGGATATATCCGGTTTGCCCTTACCGTCACGGATGAAAGGACCAGGGAAGCGGTTGAGAGGCTCAAAGCAGCAGTATAACCTCCCTCACCCGCAAGTCATGGCTATCGTATACATAGGAATTGGAACAAACCTCGGCAACCGCGAGAAAAACTGTTGGAAGGCCCTTGAGAGGCTTGAAGAGATAGGTGTAAGAGTAACGAAGAGGTCTTCCCTTTATGAAACCGACCCCTGGGGCGTCAAGGATCAGCCCCCCTTCATCAAT
Coding sequences:
- the copA_1 gene encoding copper-exporting P-type ATPase A; this translates as MRNITLPIRGMTCASCVKAVETALGRMDGVRDAAVNFASEKATLTAEKDIPVERFIDTIKEEGYDVVTVKTEFAVKGMTCASCVAAVEKALKRLYGVLDVNVNLATEKASIEYIPTIVSFSDFRKAVRGQGYDVETITGEFIDREKESREKDYRDILYRFVVSAVLSVLILAGSILDIPVLSNWFVLLILATPVQFWAGLRFYRAAWSAFKHFTTNMNTLVVVGTSAAYFYSVIATFFPWIFEVGGLQVHVYFDTSAIIVTLILLGRLLEARAKGRTSEAMRKLIGLQAKTARIEKDGKEEEVPIDEVTAGDTVIVRPGEKIPVDGVIIDGYSSVDEAMLTGESMPVDKTTGDMTFGGTINRVGSFKLKATRIGKDSALSQIIRLVEEAQGSKAPIQRLADRVASVFVPVVISLGVATFLLWFFLGPEPAFTRAMMNFIAVLIIACPCALGLATPTAIMVGTGKGAERGILIRDAEALETSHKIRSVILDKTGTITTGEPQLTDIISTDSVDKETLLRLAGSAEKVSEHPLAEAIVRKALSEGIGLTSPDDFQAIPGGGVSARIGGDDVFVGNPSLMKKQGIETGVALEDVKKLSSEGKTAVLLSVNKRILAILGIADSIKEGSPEAVSSLKNLGVEVVMLTGDNERVAKRIAESVGIDRFFAEVLPEGKVDVVNRLKEEGKVVAMVGDGINDAPALAAADVGIAIGTGTDIAMEASDITLIKGDLRSVAEAIRLSRLTLKTIKQNLFWAFFYNIIGIPVAAGILYIFGGPLLNPVFASAAMAFSSVSVVSNSLRLRTKRL
- the zraR_13 gene encoding transcriptional regulatory protein ZraR → MKPAHTADILIVDDEPLQREILGTILSEEGYNVFEAGSGAEAIGVFKENNPQLVLTDLKMPDLSGLELIERIQSLRPKQPPAVIIMTAYGTISSAVEAIKNGAFDYLTKPLDKDALLLKIRQAVERNELLRENLYLRETLYERFRIDGIIGESSKMKTVIDTLRKVSPTNATVLIRGESGTGKELVARAIHFNSPRRTKPFTAINCASIPENLLESELFGYEPGAFTGATSRKKGLIESTDGGTLFLDEIGDMPANLQAKLLRVLQDGEVRRVGGKESFRVNIRTIAATHQNIEELIGDGKFREDLYYRLKVVTINLPPLRERRKDIPLLSDYFLRKYNEEFGKRVSGIEEKALTALIDYRWPGNIRELESVIERAIIMSECSTVTYSDIKDELPVRKDRGSLDIEIPDDGIVFEDIEKELMRKAMERTNYVAKRAAELLGMSYKTFWYRWEKFGLGKNKKGEK
- the dapL gene encoding LL-diaminopimelate aminotransferase, which translates into the protein MSIKIELARRLKNLPPYLFARIDEMKSEALKKGTDLIDVSIGDPDLPTPEHIVRAMQRAVENPEYHKYPSYQGMLSFREAVVGWYRDRYGVILDPASEVLSLIGSKEGIGHIPLAFINQGDVLLCPSPAYPVYAIGALFADGEPFYMPLREETGFLPDFGAVPADILRRAKMMFLNYPNNPTTALAGREFFNEAIEFATKHDIIICHDAAYSELFYDGKRPLSFMEIEGAKEVGIEFHSLSKTYNMTGWRIGYAVGNSEVIAGLGKIKTNIDSGVFQAIQEASITALNTGDDILSEIRNTYQARRDILYEGLKEIGLDVIKPMATFYLWTKVPSGYSSEDFVVHILEKAGILCTPGNGFGEPGEGYIRFALTVTDERTREAVERLKAAV
- the kinE_3 gene encoding sporulation kinase E yields the protein MQWTLNKKLIFIMVALSATMISMILAFNLYSERVLYMTLASKMGRLMDSTRIAIEEMTSKDKSQRISLLRDLKRLNSEGIREINIIDASTKITASTNPGKVGQTTTKDITELIFKSELGEFVSKEGRNYNIIIPVVVKGEHQGYIHFVISTDDIARILKANILSRIMAALLILVLGTLGAIWLASRYTRPIKEVVQAARSVAAGDLETELSITEKDEIRELKESFNQMIRRLSDLRKLEERVRETEHLSTIGELSRTIAHEIRNPLNFISLSVDHLMDRSDQSSRELLQRIKQEIRRLDTLVGNYLSYGKPLKITKRPVDLRVLIEDTLSLVRARAERAGIAITKDYQLDPSFKAPVDQELIKTCLFNILLNAFQAMPDGGTIRITTRKNSDGEVIISIRDSGTGVQKEDLDRIFEPFFTTKQKGLGLGLAMTKRVVEEHGGKVTFESTEGAGSTVTFTMPL